From Scleropages formosus chromosome 1, fSclFor1.1, whole genome shotgun sequence, a single genomic window includes:
- the zgc:113423 gene encoding uncharacterized protein zgc:113423 isoform X1 codes for MSANDQSLVRIKVEEEYVQVLAVDQNTPVISEEPHIVMNSKDLPKPYSLQMVFEELLLDPVGPPSVPDILQARREPEEQSYSPRAKRKRSSSSLLDAMGSEVEEECQPEDSTDVELEYDSQPSAEEAVGSAEDLYVDHQRTLGEILTYCQVMYEAIRNLDQKFDSLQAKVTSMQAQFGPSLFQQKAQLMSSSGTPVQQVRTEGSSMADSGLPMPLLIRVGSPPPSLQAEGKKPPTLSPAPGVPSPPRLAPQGSSKQTTATACLSTPSLPASKTAAETPKKPTLAAKGGPCRTARRCVSRGKKGAQKTVWLGDPKRKVRIPSSVLKKAAGTPSPRSAVRLLLRNLFPVETLTSSNIMGDSVRGLKKLDPNKIAAMREWVAKKFPTFDLKENGRDWKACVSIMNSTARYLRFEAKKHKHKGEGSGNNEKTLLSEAEAPVSKATAEIDVELSDSEGDGPSTSTSRKTTTSMPQQKTTEKNSRTRLADGQSIKEDIFEYLGPPSRQVKVPQSAMSTARLRTRPELVARFLIKYLFPEHVLVKSNVYGNREHGIQALDQNKISALREHLKDRFPWMLLEENGQDWKACVGAINSTIRKFRHDLKKGKTRRKGH; via the exons ATGTCAGCTAACG ATCAGTCTCTGGTGAGGATCAAGGTTGAGGAAGAGTATGTCCAGGTTCTGGCAGTGGATCAGAACACTCCAGTCATCTCAGAGGAACCACATATTGTTATGAACAGTAAGGATCTGCCCAAACCTTACAGCCTGCAAATGGTCTTCG AAGAGCTCCTGCTCGATCCTGTGGGGCCTCCATCTGTTCCAGACATTCTGCAGGCCAGGAGGGAGCCGGAGGAACAAAGCTACAGCCCCAGAGCCAAGAGAAAGAGAAGCTCTTCTTCCCTGTTAGATGCCATG GGTTCCGAAGTAGAGGAGGAGTGTCAGCCGGAGGACTCGACGGATGTGGAGCTCGAGTATGATAGCCAGCCATCAGCTGAA GAGGCTGTTGGAAGCGCCGAAGACCTCTATGTTGATCACCAAAGAACTCTGGGAGAAATACTGACATATTGCCAG GTTATGTATGAGGCCATCAGGAACCTTGATCAGAAATTTGACAGTCTTCAAGCCAAGGTCACCAGCATGCAAGCCCAGTTTGGGCCCAGCCTCTTCCAGCAG aaaGCACAACTGATGTCCAGCAGCGGGACTCCAGTGCAGCAGGTGAGGACAGAGGGATCTTCCATGGCAGACTCTGGGCTGCCCATGCCTCTGCTGATTCGGGTGGGCTCCCCCCCACCTTCCCTCCAGGCAGAGGGCAAGAAGCCGCCAACGCTCTCCCCAGCACCAGGGGTCCCCAGTCCCCCACGGCTTGCGCCTCAGGGATCCTCtaagcagaccacagcaacagcCTGCCTGTCTACGCCCTCACTGCCTGCTAGTAAGACCGCTGCAGAAACCCCCAAGAAACCAACCCTGGCGGCGAAGGGTGGCCCCTGTAGAACTGCCCGACGATGTGTCTccagggggaaaaaaggtgCACAAAAAACAG TGTGGTTGGGGGATCCCAAGCGAAAGGTGCGGATCCCCAGCAGTGTGCTGAAGAAAGCGGCGGGCACTCCGAGCCCCCGCAGTGCCGTACGCCTCCTGCTTCGGAACTTGTTTCCCGTGGAGACGCTCACCTCCAGCAACATCATGGGGGACTCTGTCCGGGGTCTGAAGAAGTTGGACCCCAACAAGATTGCCGCCATGCGAG AATGGGTTGCTAAGAAATTTCCCACCTTTGACCTGAAGGAAAACGGCAGGGATTGGAAGGCGTGCGTCTCCATCATGAACTCCACCGCCAGGTACCTTCGCTTCGAGGCCAAGAAGCACAAG CACAAAGGTGAAGGCAGTGGCAACAATGAGAAAACGCTATTAAGCGAAGCTGAAGCACCTGTCTCCAAGGCCACAGCAGAGATTGATGTGGAGCTGTCTGACAGTGAGGGAGACGGCCCATCCACATCCACATCCCGCAAGACCACCACTTCCATGCCACAGcagaaaactacagaaaaaaattccaggACTAGGTTGGCAGATGGACAGAGCATCAAGGAAGACATTTTTG AGTACCTCGGGCCTCCCAGCCGCCAAGTGAAAGTGCCGCAATCCGCAATGTCCACAGCTCGCTTACGCACCAGACCAGAGTTAGTTGCTCGCTTCCTCATCAAATACCTTTTCCCAGAGCATGTGCTGGTTAAAAGCAATGTCTATGGGAACCGGGAACATGGCATCCAGGCACTGGACCAAAACAAGATCAGTGCACTGAGAG AACACCTGAAGGACCGTTTCCCTTGGATGCTGCTGGAGGAGAACGGGCAGGACTGGAAGGCATGCGTGGGGGCCATTAACAGCACCATACGCAAGTTCCGCCACGACCTCAAGAAGGGCAAAACCCGCAGAAAGGGCCACTGA
- the zgc:113423 gene encoding uncharacterized protein zgc:113423 isoform X2, whose amino-acid sequence MSANDQSLVRIKVEEEYVQVLAVDQNTPVISEEPHIVMNSKDLPKPYSLQMVFEELLLDPVGPPSVPDILQARREPEEQSYSPRAKRKRSSSSLLDAMGSEVEEECQPEDSTDVELEYDSQPSAEEAVGSAEDLYVDHQRTLGEILTYCQVMYEAIRNLDQKFDSLQAKVTSMQAQFGPSLFQQKAQLMSSSGTPVQQAEGKKPPTLSPAPGVPSPPRLAPQGSSKQTTATACLSTPSLPASKTAAETPKKPTLAAKGGPCRTARRCVSRGKKGAQKTVWLGDPKRKVRIPSSVLKKAAGTPSPRSAVRLLLRNLFPVETLTSSNIMGDSVRGLKKLDPNKIAAMREWVAKKFPTFDLKENGRDWKACVSIMNSTARYLRFEAKKHKHKGEGSGNNEKTLLSEAEAPVSKATAEIDVELSDSEGDGPSTSTSRKTTTSMPQQKTTEKNSRTRLADGQSIKEDIFEYLGPPSRQVKVPQSAMSTARLRTRPELVARFLIKYLFPEHVLVKSNVYGNREHGIQALDQNKISALREHLKDRFPWMLLEENGQDWKACVGAINSTIRKFRHDLKKGKTRRKGH is encoded by the exons ATGTCAGCTAACG ATCAGTCTCTGGTGAGGATCAAGGTTGAGGAAGAGTATGTCCAGGTTCTGGCAGTGGATCAGAACACTCCAGTCATCTCAGAGGAACCACATATTGTTATGAACAGTAAGGATCTGCCCAAACCTTACAGCCTGCAAATGGTCTTCG AAGAGCTCCTGCTCGATCCTGTGGGGCCTCCATCTGTTCCAGACATTCTGCAGGCCAGGAGGGAGCCGGAGGAACAAAGCTACAGCCCCAGAGCCAAGAGAAAGAGAAGCTCTTCTTCCCTGTTAGATGCCATG GGTTCCGAAGTAGAGGAGGAGTGTCAGCCGGAGGACTCGACGGATGTGGAGCTCGAGTATGATAGCCAGCCATCAGCTGAA GAGGCTGTTGGAAGCGCCGAAGACCTCTATGTTGATCACCAAAGAACTCTGGGAGAAATACTGACATATTGCCAG GTTATGTATGAGGCCATCAGGAACCTTGATCAGAAATTTGACAGTCTTCAAGCCAAGGTCACCAGCATGCAAGCCCAGTTTGGGCCCAGCCTCTTCCAGCAG aaaGCACAACTGATGTCCAGCAGCGGGACTCCAGTGCAGCAG GCAGAGGGCAAGAAGCCGCCAACGCTCTCCCCAGCACCAGGGGTCCCCAGTCCCCCACGGCTTGCGCCTCAGGGATCCTCtaagcagaccacagcaacagcCTGCCTGTCTACGCCCTCACTGCCTGCTAGTAAGACCGCTGCAGAAACCCCCAAGAAACCAACCCTGGCGGCGAAGGGTGGCCCCTGTAGAACTGCCCGACGATGTGTCTccagggggaaaaaaggtgCACAAAAAACAG TGTGGTTGGGGGATCCCAAGCGAAAGGTGCGGATCCCCAGCAGTGTGCTGAAGAAAGCGGCGGGCACTCCGAGCCCCCGCAGTGCCGTACGCCTCCTGCTTCGGAACTTGTTTCCCGTGGAGACGCTCACCTCCAGCAACATCATGGGGGACTCTGTCCGGGGTCTGAAGAAGTTGGACCCCAACAAGATTGCCGCCATGCGAG AATGGGTTGCTAAGAAATTTCCCACCTTTGACCTGAAGGAAAACGGCAGGGATTGGAAGGCGTGCGTCTCCATCATGAACTCCACCGCCAGGTACCTTCGCTTCGAGGCCAAGAAGCACAAG CACAAAGGTGAAGGCAGTGGCAACAATGAGAAAACGCTATTAAGCGAAGCTGAAGCACCTGTCTCCAAGGCCACAGCAGAGATTGATGTGGAGCTGTCTGACAGTGAGGGAGACGGCCCATCCACATCCACATCCCGCAAGACCACCACTTCCATGCCACAGcagaaaactacagaaaaaaattccaggACTAGGTTGGCAGATGGACAGAGCATCAAGGAAGACATTTTTG AGTACCTCGGGCCTCCCAGCCGCCAAGTGAAAGTGCCGCAATCCGCAATGTCCACAGCTCGCTTACGCACCAGACCAGAGTTAGTTGCTCGCTTCCTCATCAAATACCTTTTCCCAGAGCATGTGCTGGTTAAAAGCAATGTCTATGGGAACCGGGAACATGGCATCCAGGCACTGGACCAAAACAAGATCAGTGCACTGAGAG AACACCTGAAGGACCGTTTCCCTTGGATGCTGCTGGAGGAGAACGGGCAGGACTGGAAGGCATGCGTGGGGGCCATTAACAGCACCATACGCAAGTTCCGCCACGACCTCAAGAAGGGCAAAACCCGCAGAAAGGGCCACTGA